The proteins below are encoded in one region of Nitrospira sp.:
- the purL gene encoding phosphoribosylformylglycinamidine synthase subunit PurL produces MTNGMKVTKALLAQHKLTEEEYQKILSILGREPNWTELGMFSAMWSEHCSYKSSRIHLKKLPTTGPRVVQGPGENAGAVDIGDGLCAVFKMESHNHPSFIEPYQGAATGVGGILRDIFTMGARPVALLDSLRFGGLENANNRHLVRGVVSGIAGYGNCMGVPTVGGEVVFNDIYTLNPLVNVFCLGIAKKDRLFLGKAAGVGNPVIYVGSKTGRDGIHGATMASDSFDDKAQQKRPTVQVGDPFAEKLLLEACLEIMADDLLVGIQDMGASGLTSSSCEMASREGTGVELELADVPRREPDMTPYEIMLSESQERMLMVAKAGMEDEVVRICRKWDLDVAVIGRVTNTGHVVVKDGGEVVADVPAKALADEGPRYDRPHAPGNYLDMLQHVNWDALRDVSDPTATLLNLLASPTIASKRWVYEQYDHMVRTNTLVRPGSDAAVIRVKGTDKALAMSVDCNSRYCLLNPYEGAKIAVAECARNLVCSGAEPIGLTDCLNFGNPERPDVMWQFVLGIEGIKDACEAFGVPVVSGNVSFYNETNGLSIYPTPMIGMVGLIEAADRVITQWFKQANDDILLLGETREDLGGTEYLRVSHAREQGSPPLLSLDREKALQTCVLRLARQGVLQSAHDCSDGGVAVTLAESCISSPGVRLGAVIQLPYSTIRRDAQLFGESQSRVVVSVKPEHRDTALQVAHEYGVPVSQVGTVGGERLAIRLADGSDACRVDIDIETLYQTWARALERSLPPA; encoded by the coding sequence ATGACCAATGGAATGAAAGTCACCAAAGCGCTCCTCGCGCAGCACAAGCTGACGGAGGAGGAGTATCAGAAGATTCTGTCGATTCTCGGCCGTGAACCGAACTGGACCGAGTTAGGTATGTTCTCGGCCATGTGGTCGGAGCACTGTTCGTACAAATCCTCCCGCATCCATTTGAAGAAGCTGCCCACGACTGGGCCGCGAGTGGTTCAAGGTCCGGGTGAAAACGCGGGCGCGGTCGATATTGGCGACGGCCTCTGCGCCGTCTTCAAGATGGAGTCGCACAACCATCCATCGTTTATCGAGCCCTACCAGGGTGCGGCGACCGGCGTCGGGGGCATTCTCCGCGACATCTTTACGATGGGGGCGCGTCCAGTGGCGTTACTCGATTCGCTGCGATTCGGCGGGCTGGAGAACGCCAACAATCGGCATCTTGTCAGAGGTGTGGTGTCCGGCATCGCGGGCTACGGGAATTGTATGGGTGTGCCGACGGTCGGGGGAGAAGTCGTCTTTAACGACATCTATACCTTGAACCCGCTGGTCAATGTCTTCTGCCTCGGCATTGCCAAGAAGGACCGACTCTTTCTCGGCAAGGCGGCCGGGGTGGGAAACCCGGTCATCTACGTCGGATCGAAAACCGGACGGGACGGCATTCATGGCGCCACGATGGCGTCGGATTCGTTCGACGACAAGGCCCAACAAAAGCGGCCGACCGTGCAGGTGGGAGATCCGTTTGCCGAAAAGCTGTTGCTCGAGGCTTGCCTCGAAATCATGGCGGACGATCTCCTCGTGGGTATCCAAGACATGGGCGCATCCGGCCTCACCAGTTCTTCCTGTGAGATGGCCTCGCGCGAGGGGACCGGCGTCGAGCTCGAATTGGCCGATGTGCCGCGCCGGGAACCCGACATGACGCCGTACGAGATCATGCTCTCCGAGTCGCAGGAGCGCATGCTCATGGTGGCCAAGGCCGGGATGGAAGACGAGGTCGTGCGGATTTGTCGAAAGTGGGATCTGGATGTTGCGGTGATCGGACGCGTGACCAATACCGGCCATGTCGTTGTCAAAGACGGGGGCGAGGTGGTGGCCGACGTTCCGGCCAAAGCCCTTGCCGACGAAGGACCTCGATATGACCGGCCCCATGCGCCGGGGAATTACCTGGACATGTTGCAGCACGTCAACTGGGATGCGCTTCGCGACGTCTCCGATCCGACCGCGACGCTACTGAACCTGCTGGCCTCACCCACGATCGCCAGTAAACGCTGGGTGTACGAACAATACGATCATATGGTGCGCACGAATACCCTCGTGCGGCCCGGATCGGATGCGGCCGTGATCCGCGTGAAAGGAACCGACAAGGCCCTGGCGATGTCCGTCGACTGCAACAGCCGATATTGTTTACTCAACCCCTATGAAGGCGCAAAGATCGCGGTGGCCGAATGCGCCCGCAATCTGGTTTGTTCCGGCGCGGAACCGATCGGTCTGACGGATTGTCTGAATTTCGGCAATCCCGAGCGCCCGGACGTCATGTGGCAATTCGTGCTTGGAATCGAAGGCATCAAGGACGCTTGCGAGGCTTTTGGTGTGCCGGTAGTCAGCGGGAACGTCAGTTTCTACAACGAGACGAACGGGCTCTCGATCTACCCGACGCCGATGATTGGAATGGTCGGGCTCATCGAGGCGGCGGACCGCGTGATCACGCAATGGTTCAAGCAAGCCAATGACGACATTCTGCTGCTCGGCGAGACCAGAGAGGATCTTGGTGGCACCGAATACCTCCGCGTGTCGCATGCTCGTGAACAGGGCTCGCCGCCGTTGCTCAGCCTCGACCGCGAGAAGGCGCTGCAAACGTGCGTCCTGCGGCTCGCACGACAGGGCGTGCTGCAATCGGCGCACGACTGCTCCGATGGCGGGGTTGCGGTGACGCTCGCCGAGAGCTGTATTTCGTCCCCTGGGGTTCGCCTCGGGGCTGTGATACAATTACCCTATTCCACGATCAGACGAGACGCGCAGTTGTTCGGTGAAAGTCAGTCGCGCGTCGTAGTATCGGTGAAGCCGGAGCACCGCGACACGGCCCTTCAGGTTGCCCATGAGTACGGGGTGCCTGTTTCGCAGGTCGGAACGGTAGGCGGAGAGCGTCTGGCTATCCGGCTGGCCGATGGATCGGACGCCTGTCGTGTCGATATCGACATCGAGACCCTATATCAGACCTGGGCTCGGGCTCTCGAACGGAGCTTGCCCCCAGCCTAA
- the purF gene encoding amidophosphoribosyltransferase, with protein sequence MKPLPLITPDKFHDECAVFGVVNHPEAANLTYLGLYALQHRGQEASGIVSSDGSHFYVQKSQGLVADIYSKDVLAKLPGTMAIGHNRYSTSGGSDLKNIQPLTVNFALGNLAVSHNGNLINAQMLRNELEAYGAIFQSTSDTEVIIHLIAHSRADSLLARVVDALSQVRGAFSVVLMTDDGLIAARDPHGFRPLCLGQLRDSWVVASESCAFDLLDAEYVREIDPGELVVINEKKLTSYRPFSTAAPAMCVFEYVYFARPDSNIFGGGPAVYQVRKALGRQLAQESWVSADVVVPVPDSGVPAALGYSEGSGIPFEGGLMRNHYVGRTFIEPEQSIRHFGVKVKLNAIPGVLEGKRVVVVDDSIVRGTTSRKIVKMIRAAGAREVHLRLSSPPILAPCFYGIDTPTKRELIGSSHTVEEIRKYVTADSLAYLSLDGMLKAAPGTAEQYCSACFTERYPIPFTKAEEMQLGLFEGHH encoded by the coding sequence ATGAAACCCCTTCCGCTCATCACGCCGGACAAGTTTCACGACGAATGCGCCGTGTTCGGCGTCGTCAACCACCCGGAAGCCGCCAACCTCACGTATCTTGGGCTGTACGCGCTTCAGCATCGGGGTCAAGAGGCCTCCGGCATCGTCTCGTCCGACGGCAGCCATTTCTATGTGCAAAAATCGCAAGGGTTGGTGGCGGATATCTATTCGAAGGACGTGCTGGCAAAACTCCCCGGCACCATGGCCATCGGTCACAATCGATACTCGACGTCCGGCGGCAGCGATCTCAAGAATATCCAGCCCCTCACGGTCAATTTTGCGCTGGGGAACCTTGCCGTCTCGCACAACGGTAACCTGATCAACGCGCAAATGCTCCGGAACGAGCTCGAAGCGTACGGTGCCATTTTTCAATCGACGTCGGATACCGAAGTCATCATTCACCTGATCGCCCACTCGCGGGCCGATTCGCTTTTGGCACGCGTCGTCGATGCGCTGAGTCAGGTACGCGGGGCCTTTTCGGTGGTTCTGATGACTGATGACGGTTTGATCGCCGCGCGAGATCCGCATGGGTTTCGTCCGCTGTGCCTGGGTCAGTTGCGCGACAGCTGGGTAGTCGCCTCGGAAAGTTGTGCCTTCGATCTCTTAGATGCCGAGTACGTGCGCGAGATTGATCCGGGCGAACTCGTCGTGATCAACGAAAAGAAGCTGACCAGCTATCGCCCCTTTTCGACCGCGGCGCCCGCCATGTGTGTGTTCGAATATGTCTATTTTGCCAGGCCGGACAGCAATATTTTCGGTGGCGGGCCGGCAGTCTATCAGGTGCGCAAGGCGCTGGGGCGGCAGTTAGCGCAGGAGTCGTGGGTTTCGGCGGATGTCGTCGTCCCTGTTCCAGATTCCGGTGTGCCGGCCGCACTCGGGTATTCGGAGGGATCGGGTATTCCCTTCGAAGGCGGCCTGATGCGAAATCATTACGTCGGACGAACGTTCATCGAGCCCGAGCAGTCCATTCGCCACTTCGGTGTCAAGGTGAAGCTCAACGCGATTCCAGGGGTGCTGGAAGGGAAGCGCGTTGTGGTGGTAGATGATTCGATCGTGCGCGGGACGACCAGTCGAAAGATCGTCAAGATGATCCGGGCCGCCGGCGCGCGGGAGGTGCATTTGCGCCTCAGTTCACCGCCGATTCTCGCTCCATGCTTCTATGGAATTGACACGCCGACGAAAAGGGAATTGATCGGGTCCAGTCACACGGTCGAAGAAATTCGTAAGTACGTGACGGCCGACTCGCTGGCGTATCTCAGTTTGGACGGCATGCTGAAAGCCGCTCCTGGGACAGCGGAACAATATTGTAGCGCGTGCTTCACCGAACGCTATCCCATCCCCTTCACGAAGGCTGAAGAGATGCAATTGGGTCTCTTCGAGGGCCATCACTGA
- a CDS encoding choline dehydrogenase has protein sequence MSGDAVDVCIIGSGAAGAAMAYALGQAGLSVVVLESGPRFDPTRYPMNDPNWETRPGAFDPTPAQRHQYLYGTGPAEPLDGRFDHLHSWSEADGRYITSGKRTPPRVHRVRGVGGTTLHYQGEAHRFSPHGFQSRSLLGYAEDWPIRYDSLTPYYDEMERLLGVAGDHANPFKAPRGPFPNPPHAMSCASRHVKRGFDRMGLHLHPNSLAILSRPYDGRMACIYCNGCSMGCMTRAKSSADVALIPKAEASGRVAIRTGVVVHRLLTDANGLVDGALYFDDQKMERRQAARVFVVACGALETPRLLLNSSSPRFPDGLGNRSGLVGRYFMETLYHATTGLFREPLHSYEGLQIDSRAWDWNTTSSTRGFAGGVVLGVSASGLLGPLTYARAVAPGWGKRHKDFMRTYFGHAITVFANGEHLPHRENRIDLDPEKRDGHGVPVARITTALRQNDLEMLAFMKTQCRAVLEAAGAERIIGEESAYDISSITHMGGTCRMGDDPSRSVVDRSCRSHDVRNLYVVDSSSFVTQGGGDSPSLTIQALALHAAEHLIQFVNAGGHS, from the coding sequence GTGTCCGGTGACGCGGTAGACGTGTGTATCATCGGATCGGGCGCCGCCGGGGCGGCCATGGCTTATGCGCTTGGCCAGGCCGGGCTCTCGGTCGTGGTCTTGGAGTCGGGTCCACGGTTCGATCCTACCCGGTATCCGATGAATGATCCCAATTGGGAGACTCGGCCGGGCGCATTCGACCCGACCCCTGCACAGCGTCACCAGTATCTCTATGGGACAGGTCCGGCCGAACCGCTCGATGGGCGCTTCGATCACCTCCATTCGTGGTCCGAGGCCGACGGGCGGTACATCACGTCCGGCAAGCGAACACCACCCCGGGTCCATCGGGTGCGTGGCGTCGGCGGCACGACGCTTCACTACCAAGGCGAGGCCCATCGCTTTTCGCCCCATGGGTTCCAGTCCCGTTCGCTGTTGGGGTACGCGGAAGATTGGCCGATTCGCTACGACAGCCTGACGCCCTACTACGATGAGATGGAGCGGCTCCTTGGGGTGGCCGGCGATCATGCGAATCCGTTCAAGGCACCCCGGGGGCCCTTTCCCAATCCTCCGCATGCGATGAGTTGTGCGAGCCGACACGTCAAGCGCGGGTTTGACCGGATGGGGTTGCACCTGCATCCAAATTCGCTGGCGATCCTTTCGCGCCCGTATGACGGACGAATGGCCTGTATCTATTGCAATGGGTGTTCGATGGGGTGCATGACGCGCGCCAAAAGCAGCGCCGATGTGGCCCTGATTCCCAAGGCAGAGGCTTCCGGACGCGTTGCGATCCGCACGGGAGTCGTCGTCCATCGCTTGTTGACCGATGCCAACGGTCTGGTTGATGGCGCGCTGTATTTCGATGATCAAAAGATGGAGCGGCGGCAAGCCGCCCGTGTTTTCGTCGTGGCCTGTGGCGCCCTCGAAACACCGAGGCTGTTGTTGAATTCGAGTTCGCCGAGGTTTCCCGATGGACTCGGCAACCGCAGCGGATTGGTGGGGCGTTATTTCATGGAGACGCTGTATCATGCGACCACCGGGCTCTTTCGCGAACCATTGCATTCGTACGAGGGACTTCAGATCGACAGCCGTGCTTGGGATTGGAATACGACCAGTTCAACGCGAGGGTTTGCCGGAGGCGTCGTCCTGGGCGTATCGGCCTCCGGGCTGCTTGGACCGCTGACCTATGCCCGGGCTGTCGCGCCGGGATGGGGGAAGCGACACAAGGATTTCATGCGAACTTACTTCGGTCATGCGATCACGGTCTTCGCCAACGGCGAACATCTGCCGCACCGGGAGAACCGCATCGATCTCGATCCCGAAAAGCGGGATGGGCACGGAGTGCCCGTCGCCCGGATTACGACCGCACTTCGTCAGAACGATCTTGAGATGTTGGCGTTCATGAAGACCCAATGCCGGGCCGTGCTGGAAGCGGCAGGAGCCGAGCGCATCATCGGGGAGGAAAGCGCCTACGACATAAGTTCGATTACGCATATGGGCGGGACCTGCCGCATGGGCGACGACCCGAGTCGGTCCGTCGTCGATCGGTCTTGTCGTTCTCATGACGTGCGCAATCTCTATGTCGTGGACAGTAGCAGCTTCGTGACACAAGGTGGCGGGGACAGCCCCTCGCTGACCATTCAAGCTCTTGCCCTACATGCGGCTGAGCACCTGATCCAATTCGTCAACGCCGGCGGGCATTCCTAG
- a CDS encoding SAM-dependent methyltransferase has protein sequence MSASPSIRTVSALRDVIGEYRLPRAILTALELDLFTTVGTKSWTISDLSSAMGVSARGLDILCRVLASAGLLAKTKTQYRNTRLSRTELNANSRTFRGAYLELLRNGWGDWSRLTDCVRTGTQVEDELPPDDPAYRRQFTWAMHQRSIEAAVEVARQVRISGSGTLLDLGGGPGTYALAFLDRHPRLHATICDRAPALDVAREIAATRNVRPRLSYLPLNFMEEAVPGSYDIIWYSNVLHIYSPEQNQALFRRLRSSLVPGGRLIIQDAFLRDRLGLRPMEANLFAVTMLLCTERGNTYSVGDTSRWLKDAGFRRIRTFRLKAGTGDWEGGLLEASHPR, from the coding sequence ATGAGTGCGTCTCCTTCGATTCGCACTGTCTCCGCCCTTCGCGACGTCATCGGCGAGTATCGATTGCCGCGAGCGATCCTCACGGCACTCGAGTTGGATCTCTTTACCACTGTCGGAACCAAGTCATGGACCATTTCGGATCTGTCGAGCGCGATGGGCGTCAGTGCGCGAGGGCTGGACATTCTGTGTCGAGTCTTGGCCAGCGCCGGGTTGCTGGCCAAGACGAAGACGCAGTATCGAAACACTCGGCTCAGCAGGACCGAACTCAACGCCAACAGCCGAACCTTTCGGGGAGCCTACCTGGAACTCCTGCGGAATGGATGGGGTGATTGGAGCCGATTGACAGACTGTGTTCGTACCGGCACGCAGGTGGAGGACGAGCTGCCGCCGGACGACCCTGCGTACCGCCGGCAGTTCACGTGGGCCATGCACCAACGATCCATTGAGGCGGCGGTGGAAGTTGCCAGGCAAGTGCGGATCAGCGGTTCGGGAACGCTGCTCGATCTTGGCGGAGGGCCGGGAACCTACGCACTCGCATTTCTCGACCGGCATCCTCGCCTGCATGCGACGATCTGTGACCGGGCTCCTGCTCTGGACGTGGCTCGTGAAATCGCCGCGACGCGCAATGTGAGGCCGCGCCTCTCATATCTTCCGCTCAATTTCATGGAGGAGGCGGTTCCCGGTTCCTACGACATCATTTGGTACTCGAACGTGCTGCACATCTATTCGCCGGAGCAGAATCAGGCGCTCTTTCGTCGACTGCGATCATCACTTGTCCCCGGTGGCCGCCTCATCATTCAAGACGCGTTCCTTCGTGATCGACTCGGACTTCGGCCGATGGAGGCCAATCTCTTTGCCGTGACGATGCTGTTGTGTACTGAGCGGGGTAATACCTATTCGGTGGGCGACACATCACGCTGGCTTAAGGACGCGGGATTCCGACGAATCCGCACATTCAGGTTGAAGGCTGGGACCGGGGATTGGGAAGGCGGTCTGCTGGAAGCGTCGCACCCGAGATAG
- the recG gene encoding ATP-dependent DNA helicase RecG — MCRQVVEALAAGPHALSVEVNLLALRTLFEGFEQTVDVEYRRGCLERARKLLRQLRDAAGFHPTSDRSGDRTITPPADQDASLWEQPIQYVKGVGPKRAAMLTRLGIGSLEDLLWTLPWRYEDRTRVTRTNQLTPGSRAMISGIVRGSRLKTIPRRRISILEVSVEDAAGAALAIFFNQPYLEEQLTIGTLILLSGRVATGSRGEMLPWKDPSSTTRPTPKLEVEEYEILHDEGEPLVHLGRLVPIYHETRGWSSRQMRALMSAVLASQGGRVMDVLPDGLRRRQKFPMLADALQAIHRPEAGPALDALNRAATPAHRRLAFEELFLLELALAHRHETVVRGTKPHRIEASPGMRHHLRALLPFQLTGAQERVIDEVVRDMTSTHPMNRLIQGDVGSGKTVVAVHALAIACASGLQAVLMAPTELLAEQHYQNVAPLCQQLGLTTLLLTGKERGALKGERVSRIADGTAQVIVGTHAVLQHSVRFAHLGLAVIDEQHKFGVLQRKMLVEKGYQPDVLIMTATPIPRTLAMTVYGDLDVSVIDVLPPGRRPVQTVAYPMSQRRKGYHLVVDELRAGRQAYIVYPLVEESEKVDLEAAEMAYRRLQQEELAPFRVGLVHGRLKAEERARIMTEFRAGHLDVLVATTVIEVGVDVPNATVMVIEHAERFGLAQLHQLRGRVGRGAQQSYCVLIDSSMKGQGAWSKEPGVPIPSQQRRDVLLRSTDGFVIAEEDLRIRGPGEMFGTRQSGLPEFRAANLIRDAALLEVARKEAFALYREDPGLTRAEHRALRETVQRRWQSKLVLGEIS; from the coding sequence GTGTGCCGGCAAGTCGTCGAGGCGCTGGCCGCTGGACCGCATGCCCTCTCGGTGGAGGTCAATCTATTGGCGTTGCGGACGCTGTTCGAAGGCTTTGAGCAGACCGTCGACGTAGAGTATCGCCGCGGTTGCTTAGAGCGTGCCCGAAAACTGCTGCGTCAGTTGCGTGATGCGGCGGGGTTCCACCCGACATCCGACCGGTCCGGGGACCGGACTATCACTCCACCGGCAGACCAGGACGCGTCTCTGTGGGAACAACCCATTCAATATGTGAAAGGGGTCGGGCCCAAGCGCGCGGCTATGTTAACGCGCTTGGGGATCGGTTCCCTCGAAGATCTCCTATGGACCTTACCCTGGCGCTATGAAGATCGGACGCGCGTCACTAGAACGAACCAGCTGACCCCGGGTTCTCGCGCCATGATCAGCGGCATCGTGCGTGGATCGCGGCTCAAGACGATTCCGCGGCGCCGAATAAGCATACTGGAGGTGTCGGTGGAAGACGCCGCCGGTGCCGCGCTGGCGATCTTTTTTAACCAGCCGTATCTCGAAGAGCAATTGACCATCGGGACGTTGATCTTGCTCAGTGGCCGTGTCGCCACAGGATCCCGTGGTGAGATGCTCCCCTGGAAGGACCCCTCATCGACCACGAGGCCGACGCCTAAGCTTGAGGTGGAGGAGTACGAAATCCTTCACGATGAGGGCGAACCGCTGGTGCATTTAGGTCGTCTCGTGCCCATCTATCACGAAACGCGCGGATGGTCTTCGCGCCAGATGCGAGCGCTCATGTCGGCGGTCCTGGCGTCGCAAGGCGGTCGGGTCATGGACGTGCTCCCCGACGGGCTTCGCCGCAGGCAGAAGTTTCCCATGCTGGCGGATGCCCTTCAGGCGATTCACCGACCCGAGGCGGGCCCTGCGCTCGACGCATTGAATCGCGCTGCGACGCCAGCGCATCGACGGCTGGCGTTCGAAGAACTGTTCTTGCTTGAACTGGCATTGGCCCACCGCCACGAGACCGTCGTGCGCGGAACCAAGCCCCATCGTATCGAGGCCTCGCCGGGTATGCGCCATCATCTGCGAGCACTCCTGCCGTTTCAGCTGACCGGAGCCCAGGAGCGGGTGATCGACGAGGTTGTTCGGGATATGACCTCGACACACCCGATGAACCGATTAATCCAGGGTGACGTCGGGAGCGGCAAGACGGTGGTTGCCGTGCACGCACTGGCGATCGCGTGCGCGTCCGGATTGCAGGCGGTTTTGATGGCGCCCACGGAATTGCTGGCTGAACAGCATTACCAGAACGTCGCCCCGCTCTGTCAGCAACTGGGGCTGACGACGCTCCTTCTAACCGGGAAAGAACGCGGCGCCCTCAAAGGCGAGCGGGTGTCTCGGATCGCGGACGGGACCGCGCAGGTGATTGTCGGTACCCATGCCGTGCTCCAACACTCGGTGCGGTTTGCACACCTTGGGCTCGCTGTGATCGACGAGCAACACAAGTTTGGAGTGTTGCAACGGAAGATGCTGGTCGAGAAAGGGTACCAACCTGACGTACTGATCATGACCGCGACGCCCATTCCAAGGACCCTGGCGATGACTGTCTATGGAGACTTGGACGTGTCCGTCATCGACGTGTTGCCACCGGGTCGCAGGCCCGTCCAGACGGTGGCCTATCCCATGTCGCAACGCCGCAAGGGCTACCATCTGGTGGTCGACGAGCTGCGCGCGGGGAGGCAAGCCTACATTGTGTACCCCCTGGTCGAAGAGTCCGAGAAGGTTGATCTAGAGGCAGCGGAAATGGCGTATCGACGGTTGCAGCAGGAGGAATTGGCCCCATTTCGCGTCGGGTTGGTTCACGGAAGGCTGAAAGCCGAGGAGCGCGCTCGTATCATGACGGAATTCCGGGCGGGGCACCTCGATGTCCTCGTTGCCACCACGGTGATCGAGGTCGGGGTGGATGTACCCAATGCAACGGTCATGGTCATCGAGCATGCCGAGCGCTTTGGCTTGGCCCAGCTGCATCAATTGCGCGGTCGCGTGGGGCGCGGTGCCCAGCAATCCTATTGTGTCCTGATCGACAGCAGCATGAAAGGCCAGGGGGCTTGGTCCAAAGAACCGGGTGTGCCGATACCTTCGCAGCAGCGTCGAGACGTGTTGCTGCGTTCGACCGACGGGTTTGTCATCGCCGAGGAGGATTTGCGAATTCGTGGACCGGGTGAGATGTTTGGTACCAGGCAGTCCGGGCTGCCGGAATTTCGCGCCGCCAATCTGATTCGGGACGCCGCCCTCCTGGAGGTGGCGCGGAAAGAAGCGTTCGCACTGTATCGAGAGGATCCAGGTTTGACGCGCGCGGAACACCGAGCGCTTCGCGAGACCGTGCAGCGTCGGTGGCAGTCCAAGTTAGTGCTCGGTGAAATCAGTTGA
- a CDS encoding exopolyphosphatase, with protein sequence MSPSRRLAGIDIGTLTCRLLIADVVVEQPLKEIHSDRRILRLGEGVDQRGRLSPAAVDRVLGCLEEWRGVIDAHQVDALTVVATSAVRDAENRDEFLDRVQRETGFDVEVLAGQEEARRTLLGIRSGLLAGVDDVLALDIGGGSTEFILHRPGSQPLVRSIDLGVVRLCERVLENDPPSQAEICRARDWVSSETKAAMAGMEGFDDATFVGTAGTVTCLAAMAQRLPCYERARIHNYVLQGDVIRELEQQLVSRKKMDRVGMPGLEQGREDVIAAGAIILRTILDALGRHSVLVSGLGLREGVLVDLGQRLMRETTNDRYQPGRKV encoded by the coding sequence ATGAGCCCCTCGCGCCGGCTAGCTGGGATCGATATCGGGACCCTCACCTGCCGGCTCCTGATCGCAGATGTCGTGGTTGAACAGCCACTCAAGGAAATCCATTCCGATCGGCGTATTCTGCGATTGGGCGAAGGAGTCGATCAACGCGGTCGGCTCAGTCCCGCCGCTGTGGACCGTGTGTTGGGTTGCTTGGAAGAGTGGCGAGGGGTCATTGACGCCCACCAAGTCGATGCCCTGACAGTGGTGGCCACCAGTGCGGTTCGTGACGCCGAGAATCGCGATGAGTTCCTCGATCGGGTCCAGCGCGAAACTGGGTTCGACGTGGAGGTTCTTGCCGGCCAGGAAGAGGCACGACGAACGTTGTTGGGCATCCGTTCAGGTTTGCTTGCCGGCGTGGACGATGTGTTGGCACTCGACATTGGTGGAGGAAGCACGGAATTCATCCTCCACCGTCCTGGATCGCAGCCTCTGGTCAGGTCCATCGATCTCGGGGTGGTGAGACTCTGTGAACGAGTGCTCGAAAACGATCCCCCGAGCCAGGCAGAAATCTGCCGGGCACGGGATTGGGTCTCATCCGAAACGAAGGCAGCGATGGCCGGAATGGAGGGGTTCGACGATGCGACGTTCGTCGGTACGGCGGGAACCGTGACCTGTCTTGCGGCCATGGCCCAGCGATTGCCCTGCTACGAGCGGGCCAGAATCCACAATTACGTTCTCCAAGGGGACGTCATTCGAGAGTTGGAGCAGCAGCTCGTGAGTCGCAAGAAGATGGATCGAGTTGGCATGCCGGGACTTGAGCAAGGCCGGGAAGACGTGATCGCCGCCGGGGCGATCATTCTTCGGACGATTCTGGATGCGCTTGGAAGACACAGCGTCCTGGTTAGCGGCCTGGGCCTTCGCGAAGGCGTCTTGGTTGACCTTGGGCAACGTCTGATGCGAGAGACAACCAATGACCGTTATCAACCGGGACGGAAGGTCTGA